One Candidatus Baltobacteraceae bacterium genomic window, GCGCGCATCGCGAACGAGTTCGCGAGCGTCTTCATCACGCGCGAACGCGATCTCATCGCGAGCCAAGCAAACTCGGCGATCGCCTTTTTGACCGGTGAGATGCCGGCGGCCACCAAACGCCTGGCGGTAGCCGATGGGCGGCTCCAGCAGTTCGAACAGAGCCACCACATCGCCGACCTGACCGCGCAAACGCAGAACACGATCGCCGCGGTCGCCAACGTGGAGTCGAAGACGGCGCAAGTGCAGCTCGACGCGCGCCAGGCGCAGGCGCAACTCGCGAGCCTGCAGGCGCAGCGCGGCGGCATCAGCGCGTCGACCAGCGGCGGACAAGCGGTCTCGCCCAATCCGGTCTTCTCCCAGCTGCAAACGCAATTGGCCCAGGTCGATACGCAGCTCGGCACGGCCCGCGCGCAATACACCGACGAGCATCCGACCGTGAAGGGTCTGCTCGCGCAGCAGGCGCAAATTCGGCGCGAACTTGCGTCCACGCCCGCGACGATCGTCTCGGCGAGCAACACCGTCGCCAACCCCGTTTACGCCCAGATCTCACAGCAGGCCGTGAGTTTCCGCGCGCAGGTAGCGGCCGACACCGCGCAGCTCGCGGAACTCTCGGCACAGCGAGCGCTGCTCATGCCGCAACTGGCGGCGCTGCCCGCGCAAACGCAGCGCTTTTCGCAATTGACGCGCGAGCAAAAACTCGCCGACGACGTCTACACCGCGCTACAGCAAAAACTCAACGACGCGACGATCATGAAGAGCACGGCGCTTAGCGACGTGACGATCACGCAAACGGCGGCCGCGGCCGACGCGGTCGTGCGCCCCAACCGGCCGCTGACGATTGCGATTGGCGCCCTGCTGAGCCTTATCATCGCACTCAGTTTTATCGCGCTGCTGGATTTCATCGACGGCCGGCTTCGCGACGAAGAAGAGATTCGCCGCGACTTCGCGCTGCCGGTCTTGGGTTCGATCCCGGCGCTCGGCGACGAAAAGCGCCCCGCGTTACCGTGGGTGCAGGCGCTAACGATCGAGTCGTTCCTGCAGCTCGTGCGAACGCTGCGCTACTCCACCGATCGTCCGTTGCGCTCGCTCGCGATTACGAGCCCGGTTGAAGGCGACGGAAAGTCGACGCTCGCCGTCAATCTGGCGCGCACGATCTCCGAACTCGAAGGCCCGGTGTTGTTGATCGACGCCGACCTGCGCCGCCCCGTTTTACATAACATCGTCAAGGTCAAGAACACGCTCGGATTGGGCGACGTGCTGACCGGCCATTGTTCGCTCGAGAGTGCCGTGCAGCGCACGAAAGTCAGCGGCCTCGATCTGCTTACGAGCGGGACGCGCGTGCCCAACCCGGTCAAACTCTTGGAATCGGAGCGTTTTCAAGCGCTGCTCGACGAGGCGCACGG contains:
- a CDS encoding polysaccharide biosynthesis tyrosine autokinase, whose amino-acid sequence is MERLPHVTPIPALAGRVDGTDAGANLTWLTSVLVRRGRLLFTIFAMLLAAVIAATMLYPRSYTTEARLIAGTGRGATSGDATSSTNLPILNALLVVSGVQSGETYAELLTESPVAQQVIDNLHLDTSARGLLHRVKISPVTNTSIIALAVTWSNPEQSARIANEFASVFITRERDLIASQANSAIAFLTGEMPAATKRLAVADGRLQQFEQSHHIADLTAQTQNTIAAVANVESKTAQVQLDARQAQAQLASLQAQRGGISASTSGGQAVSPNPVFSQLQTQLAQVDTQLGTARAQYTDEHPTVKGLLAQQAQIRRELASTPATIVSASNTVANPVYAQISQQAVSFRAQVAADTAQLAELSAQRALLMPQLAALPAQTQRFSQLTREQKLADDVYTALQQKLNDATIMKSTALSDVTITQTAAAADAVVRPNRPLTIAIGALLSLIIALSFIALLDFIDGRLRDEEEIRRDFALPVLGSIPALGDEKRPALPWVQALTIESFLQLVRTLRYSTDRPLRSLAITSPVEGDGKSTLAVNLARTISELEGPVLLIDADLRRPVLHNIVKVKNTLGLGDVLTGHCSLESAVQRTKVSGLDLLTSGTRVPNPVKLLESERFQALLDEAHGRYRMVILDLPSVLPIVDAAIVGEKVDGLVMVLSVDNTDRRLAQKAIAKLEAMGVKNVLGIIVNRVRPSIGDQSDYYLQSEPQAALL